A DNA window from Streptomyces sp. 71268 contains the following coding sequences:
- a CDS encoding ABC transporter permease produces the protein MIAYLMLEVRRTLRDSGFVIFGVGMPVAMYLLFSNLVLDGGDQRAETTVSLMVGMAAYGALGSALSVGTGLAEDRSLGWLRQLRLTPLAPSRVVAARALTGSVVVLPAIVAVLLAGGLVNHVALAPWQWGALLGLLWLGTAPFTLLGLGNGYRLSAQTTGVVNLVCGLGLSIVGGLWVPTDSFPDWLRALSSWTPTHRFAELGWSVTDGHAPHLITALTLAGWLALFAGYALRSYRVCTRTA, from the coding sequence GTGATCGCCTACCTGATGCTCGAAGTACGCCGCACGCTGCGCGACTCCGGATTCGTCATCTTCGGCGTCGGCATGCCGGTGGCGATGTACCTGCTCTTCTCCAACCTGGTCCTGGACGGTGGCGACCAGCGGGCGGAGACCACGGTGTCGCTGATGGTCGGCATGGCCGCGTACGGGGCGCTCGGTTCCGCGCTCAGCGTCGGCACGGGGCTCGCGGAGGACCGTTCACTCGGCTGGCTGCGACAGTTGCGGCTCACCCCGCTCGCGCCCTCCCGGGTCGTCGCCGCCCGCGCCCTCACCGGGTCGGTCGTCGTGCTGCCCGCCATCGTGGCGGTGCTGCTGGCCGGCGGGCTGGTCAATCACGTGGCGCTGGCCCCCTGGCAGTGGGGCGCCCTCCTCGGCCTGCTCTGGCTGGGCACCGCGCCCTTCACGCTGTTGGGCCTCGGCAACGGCTACCGGCTGAGCGCGCAGACCACCGGCGTGGTCAACCTCGTCTGCGGCCTGGGCCTGTCCATAGTCGGCGGCCTGTGGGTGCCCACCGACTCCTTCCCCGACTGGCTCCGGGCCCTGTCCAGTTGGACGCCCACCCACCGCTTCGCAGAGTTGGGCTGGAGCGTGACCGACGGACACGCGCCGCACCTGATAACGGCCCTGACACTGGCCGGCTGGCTCGCCCTCTTCGCCGGCTACGCCCTGCGCTCGTACCGCGTCTGCACCCGTACGGCATGA
- a CDS encoding ABC transporter ATP-binding protein — translation MRLSGVTRHDGTVRAVDGLDLEIARGSTVALLGRNGAGKSTALNVLLGLLPPTAGEVSLFGGPPRRAVREGRVGAMLQDGRPIPRVTVRELVRFVAASYPAPLPVARTLALAGLDALADRRVDRLSGGQAQRVRFALALAGNPELVVLDEPTTALDVAARRAFREAMRRYTGRGNTVLFSTHYLPEADENADRIVVIDGGRIVADGSGTEVKRSVGGHLVAFDLAGASSADLARLPGVTAVRVRGGRARLRSVDSDATVVALAERGAVRGLEVTPASLDDVFLALTAAPETTRGATGDDAAEDGAARDGAAGLGAAEAVAR, via the coding sequence GTGCGGCTGAGCGGCGTGACGCGCCACGACGGCACGGTCCGCGCCGTCGACGGTCTCGACCTGGAGATCGCCCGCGGCTCCACCGTCGCCCTGCTCGGCCGGAACGGCGCGGGCAAGTCCACCGCGTTGAACGTGCTCCTCGGCCTGCTGCCGCCGACGGCGGGCGAGGTCTCGCTCTTCGGCGGCCCGCCGCGGCGCGCGGTGCGCGAGGGCCGGGTGGGGGCGATGCTCCAGGACGGCCGGCCCATCCCGCGCGTGACGGTGCGGGAGTTGGTCCGGTTCGTGGCCGCCAGCTATCCGGCGCCGCTGCCCGTGGCGCGCACGCTGGCGCTCGCCGGCCTCGACGCGCTCGCCGACCGGCGCGTGGACCGGCTCTCCGGGGGCCAGGCACAGCGCGTCCGGTTCGCCCTCGCACTCGCCGGAAACCCGGAGTTGGTCGTGTTGGACGAGCCGACTACGGCCCTAGACGTGGCCGCGCGGCGGGCGTTCCGGGAGGCCATGCGCCGCTACACGGGGCGGGGCAACACCGTGCTGTTCTCCACGCACTACCTGCCGGAGGCGGACGAGAACGCGGACCGGATCGTCGTCATCGACGGCGGGCGGATCGTCGCCGACGGCTCCGGCACCGAGGTGAAGCGTTCCGTGGGTGGCCACCTGGTCGCCTTCGACCTGGCGGGAGCGTCGAGCGCGGACCTCGCGCGGCTGCCCGGCGTGACGGCCGTGCGGGTGCGCGGCGGTCGCGCCCGGCTGCGCAGCGTGGACTCCGACGCCACCGTCGTGGCCCTGGCCGAGCGCGGCGCGGTCCGTGGCCTTGAGGTCACCCCGGCCAGCCTCGACGACGTGTTCCTCGCCCTGACCGCCGCGCCCGAGACGACGCGCGGCGCGACGGGAGACGACGCGGCGGAAGACGGGGCGGCGCGAGACGGGGCGGCGGGGCTCGGCGCGGCGGAGGCGGTAGCCCGGTGA
- a CDS encoding iron-siderophore ABC transporter substrate-binding protein, translated as MPPRRRATVPALRRRALAAVSLTLAGTLALSACGASDDDGGGSGGGSKSVAQGGKDFGKAAEETARMGTDARPGEFPRTVTHAMGKTEIKAAPQRVVVLDVGELDNVVSLGIRPVGYAPSEGDDGIPDYLKKAAGNPKSVGTINSLNLEAIHALRPDLILGSKLRAEGQYKKLAQIAPTVFSIRPGFTWKENYLLNAAALDKTEAARKELAAYEAAAKKLGADIGPDKPTVTMLRYMPQFTRLYAKASFIGTILADVGLPRPKNQQVNDLATEISPERIDEADADWIFTGVYGDPKTTKRDRAEDNPLWKKLGAVRAGQAKDVPDETWYLGLGVTAARSVLNDLRGYLAP; from the coding sequence ATGCCCCCACGCCGTCGCGCCACGGTGCCCGCCCTCAGGCGGCGCGCCCTCGCCGCCGTCTCCCTCACCCTCGCCGGCACGCTCGCCCTGTCGGCCTGTGGCGCCTCGGACGACGACGGCGGCGGCTCGGGCGGCGGCTCGAAGTCCGTCGCGCAGGGCGGCAAGGACTTCGGCAAGGCCGCCGAGGAGACCGCGCGGATGGGCACCGACGCGCGGCCCGGCGAGTTCCCGCGCACCGTCACGCACGCCATGGGCAAGACGGAGATCAAGGCCGCGCCTCAGCGCGTGGTCGTGCTCGACGTCGGCGAGCTGGACAACGTCGTCTCGCTCGGCATACGGCCGGTCGGCTACGCCCCGTCCGAGGGCGACGACGGCATCCCCGACTACCTGAAGAAGGCCGCGGGGAACCCGAAGAGCGTCGGCACCATCAACAGCCTCAACCTGGAGGCCATCCACGCCCTGCGCCCCGACCTCATCCTGGGCAGCAAGCTGCGCGCCGAGGGCCAGTACAAGAAGCTCGCGCAGATCGCCCCGACCGTCTTCTCCATCCGCCCCGGCTTCACCTGGAAGGAGAACTACCTCCTCAACGCGGCGGCCCTGGACAAGACCGAGGCGGCGCGCAAGGAGTTGGCCGCGTACGAGGCGGCGGCCAAGAAGCTCGGCGCCGACATCGGCCCTGACAAGCCGACCGTCACCATGCTCCGCTACATGCCGCAGTTCACCCGGCTCTACGCCAAGGCGTCCTTCATCGGCACCATCCTGGCCGACGTGGGCCTGCCTCGCCCGAAGAACCAGCAGGTCAACGACCTGGCCACGGAGATCAGCCCGGAGCGTATCGACGAGGCGGACGCCGACTGGATCTTCACCGGCGTCTACGGCGACCCGAAGACCACCAAGCGCGACCGCGCCGAGGACAACCCGCTGTGGAAGAAGCTGGGCGCGGTGCGGGCCGGGCAGGCCAAGGACGTGCCGGACGAGACCTGGTACCTGGGCCTCGGCGTCACCGCGGCCCGCAGCGTCCTGAACGACCTGCGCGGCTACCTGGCGCCGTAA
- a CDS encoding Nif3-like dinuclear metal center hexameric protein produces MPALAEVLTALDALWPPQRAEEWDAVGTVCGDPDQPVTRVLFAVDPVQAVADEAVRIGADLLVTHHPLYLRGTTSVAASTFKGRVVHTLIKHDVALHVAHTNADRADPGVSDALAGALDLRVTAPLVPDPSDPAGRRGLGRICELDVPLSLAAFGERVAARLPRTAQGVRVAGDPEATVRTVAVCGGSGDSLFDAVRAAGVDAYVTADLRHHPASEARETGPLALVDAAHWATEWPWVEQAAAQLDEISDRNAWGLRTHISHTVTDPWTAHASATPQAHTTQPSGAPN; encoded by the coding sequence GTGCCCGCACTCGCTGAAGTTCTCACCGCGCTCGACGCCCTCTGGCCCCCGCAGCGGGCCGAGGAGTGGGACGCCGTCGGCACGGTCTGTGGAGACCCGGACCAGCCCGTCACCCGCGTCCTGTTCGCCGTCGACCCCGTGCAGGCCGTCGCCGACGAGGCCGTACGGATCGGCGCCGACCTGCTCGTCACGCACCACCCGCTCTACCTGCGCGGCACGACCTCCGTCGCGGCCTCCACGTTCAAGGGCCGCGTGGTGCACACCCTGATCAAGCACGACGTCGCGTTGCACGTGGCGCACACCAACGCCGACCGCGCCGACCCCGGCGTCTCCGACGCCCTCGCCGGGGCGCTCGACCTGCGCGTCACCGCGCCGCTCGTGCCCGACCCGAGCGACCCGGCGGGCCGCCGCGGCCTCGGCCGGATCTGCGAGCTGGACGTACCGCTGAGCCTGGCCGCCTTCGGCGAGCGGGTCGCGGCGCGGCTGCCGCGCACCGCGCAGGGCGTGCGGGTCGCCGGCGACCCGGAGGCCACCGTGCGCACCGTCGCGGTCTGCGGCGGCTCGGGCGACAGCCTCTTCGACGCCGTGCGGGCCGCCGGCGTGGACGCCTACGTCACCGCCGACCTGCGCCACCACCCGGCCTCCGAGGCCCGGGAGACCGGCCCGCTGGCCCTGGTGGACGCCGCGCACTGGGCCACCGAATGGCCCTGGGTCGAGCAGGCCGCGGCCCAGCTCGACGAGATTTCCGACCGGAACGCGTGGGGCCTGCGTACGCACATCTCGCACACGGTCACCGACCCGTGGACCGCGCACGCGTCCGCCACACCCCAAGCCCACACGACTCAGCCCTCTGGAGCCCCGAACTGA
- a CDS encoding C4-type zinc ribbon domain-containing protein, protein MNAAPADQIRLLDVQALDVRLSQLAHKRASLPEHAEIETLNADLTQLRDLLVAAQTEESDTAREQTKAEQDVDQVRQRAARDQKRLDSGAVTSPKDLENLQSEIASLARRQGTLEDVVLEIMERRESAQARAAELTEQVAAVEAKVVDATARRDAATESLDAEIATATKEREVVAGSIPADLLKLYEKLRTQQGGVGAARLYQRRCEGCRLELNITEINEVKAAKPDEVVRCENCRRILVRTPESGL, encoded by the coding sequence CTGAACGCCGCGCCCGCCGACCAGATCCGCCTCCTCGACGTCCAGGCGCTCGACGTACGGCTCTCCCAGCTCGCCCACAAGCGCGCGAGCCTGCCCGAGCACGCCGAGATCGAGACCCTCAACGCCGACCTGACGCAACTGCGCGACCTGCTCGTCGCCGCGCAGACCGAGGAGAGCGACACCGCCCGCGAACAGACCAAGGCGGAGCAGGACGTGGACCAGGTCCGCCAGCGCGCCGCCCGCGACCAGAAGCGCCTCGACTCCGGCGCCGTGACCTCGCCCAAGGACCTGGAGAACCTGCAGAGCGAGATCGCCTCGCTGGCCAGGCGCCAGGGCACCCTGGAGGACGTGGTCCTGGAGATCATGGAGCGTCGCGAGTCCGCCCAGGCCAGGGCCGCCGAACTCACCGAGCAGGTCGCCGCCGTCGAGGCCAAGGTCGTGGACGCCACCGCGCGCCGGGACGCCGCCACCGAGAGCCTCGACGCCGAGATCGCGACGGCCACCAAGGAGCGCGAGGTGGTCGCCGGCTCCATCCCGGCCGACCTGCTCAAGCTGTACGAGAAGCTGCGCACCCAGCAGGGCGGCGTCGGCGCGGCCCGGCTCTACCAGCGCCGCTGCGAGGGCTGCCGCCTGGAGCTGAACATCACCGAGATCAACGAGGTCAAGGCGGCGAAGCCGGACGAGGTCGTGCGGTGCGAGAACTGCCGCCGCATCCTGGTCCGCACGCCCGAGTCGGGGCTCTGA